A genomic region of Magnolia sinica isolate HGM2019 chromosome 6, MsV1, whole genome shotgun sequence contains the following coding sequences:
- the LOC131248481 gene encoding uncharacterized protein LOC131248481, whose product MASSHGARPVLLKDFLRDDQHSSDDDDFLSFPRRSDTTVRKLLEIDLSAGDLNSVRRLRRSRSKAAASTAISAFQKASEAVINAVKLLPFSSVKSPSSSRPKQKLRRSFWKNNEREVREIRGRVRVRDIVRWRSFGDEEGKKKNKKPLDFTFPSSTNTITTTTSSHSSWSESDFTSDFVRSSSGSSVYSAENEGYDGKKHSAEISRSTKRGGVGEDSMETATCYGERKGAEGEGGSESPYEEKEQLSPVSVLDFPCEDEETPSSSSSSSFQQSLANMERTKQQLLQKIRRFECLAELEPVDLVKRIAQSELEDDDDDDEEEEEEEDKLMDLLKHFKASYGESQKTNIDRFLIDFFREGLSMQEREDDEVEKELLRAASNWMNGLGAIIWGVQDTREEHLKEIERGGRWRKFDEGKGELVVELEVGVLSSLVEELMLDLLS is encoded by the exons ATGGCTTCGTCCCATGGAGCGAGACCTGTACTGCTGAAGGATTTTCTGCGCGACGATCAGCATTCATCGGACGACGACGATTTCCTCTCTTTTCCGAGGCGGTCTGATACGACCGTTAGAAAGCTTCTGGAAATCGATCTCAGTGCTGGAGATCTGAACAGCGTGAGGCGATTGCGCAGGAGCCGATCGAAGGCGGCGGCTTCTACGGCGATATCGGCATTCCAAAAGGCGTCTGAAGCTGTTATAAACGCCGTCAAGTTGCTTCCGTTTTCCTCCGTTAAGTCTCCGTCGTCGTCCCGCCCGAAACAGAAGCTGAGAAGAAGCTTCTGGAAGAATAACGAGAGAGAAGTGCGGGAAATCAGAGGTAGGGTTAGAGTCCGAGACATCGTACGGTGGAGATCCTTCGGTGatgaagaagggaagaagaagaacaagaaaccGTTGGATTTCACCTTCCCTTCTTCCACCAACACCATAACCACCACCACCAGCAGCCACAGCAGCTGGTCGGAGAGCGATTTCACGTCCGATTTCGTACGATCTTCTAGTGGCAGTTCAGTATATTCGGCCGAAAACGAGGGGTATGATGGTAAAAAGCACTCGGCGGAGATAAGCCGCAGCACAAAGCGAGGCGGTGTCGGTGAGGATTCGATGGAGACAGCCACCTGCTACGGAGAACGTAAG GGAGCGGAGGGCGAAGGAGGATCAGAAAGCCCGTACGAGGAGAAGGAACAGCTGAGCCCCGTTTCCGTGTTGGATTTCCCATGTGAAGACGAGGAGACCCcgtcctcgtcctcgtcctcgtcTTTCCAGCAGAGCTTGGCGAACATGGAAA GGACAAAGCAGCAGCTTCTGCAGAAGATTCGACGCTTCGAGTGCCTCGCTGAACTAGAACCCGTCGATCTAGTGAAAAGGATCGCTCAATCCGAGCTGGAAGACGACGACGATgacgatgaagaagaagaagaagaagaagacaaattgATGGATCTGCTCAAGCATTTCAAAGCTAGCTACGGAGAAAGCCAAAAAACGAATATCGACAGGTTTCTGATAGATTTCTTTCGGGAAGGATTGTCGATGCAAGAAAGAGAGGATGATGAGGTTGAGAAGGAACTATTGAGGGCTGCAAGCAATTGGATGAATGGGCTCGGGGCGATCATCTGGGGGGTGCAGGATACCAGGGAGGAGCACCTTAAGGAAATAGAGAGAGGCGGGAGGTGGAGGAAGTTCGACGAGGGAAAAGGGGAGCTGGTGGTGGAGCTGGAGGTTGGGGTCTTATCTTCTTTGGTGGAAGAGTTGATGCTTGATCTTCTCTCTTGA